One segment of Chionomys nivalis chromosome 1, mChiNiv1.1, whole genome shotgun sequence DNA contains the following:
- the Dqx1 gene encoding ATP-dependent RNA helicase DQX1: MASGLAEESEPSLGESELAVNPFDGLPFSSGYYELLEQRRALPIWAARFLFLEHLESSPTGVVLVSGEPGSGKSTQIPQWCAEFALARGFQTGQVTVTQPYPLAAMSLASRVADEMDLTLGHEIGYSVPQEDCTGPSTMLRFCWDRLLLQEVASTRGPGAWSVLILDEAQERSVASDLLQGLLRDTRLKNLPGDPRVVVVTDPDLEPKLQAFWGNSPIVRVPRDPGGDPTLVYRDTVPSDLVEAACQAVLELCRREEAPGDVLVYLPGEEEISLCCESLSRELGTLAGPGHPPRVLPLHPGCGQAIQAVYEDTGVSVRKIVVTHWLADFSFSLPSIRHVIDSGLELRSVYNPRIRAESQVLRPVSKCQAEARRLRAKGSPPGSCLRLYSESVLELEAPPLPHPKVFEENLNSLVLLLMRKQIAEPGECHFLDRPAPEALMQALEDLDYLAALDDDGDLSDLGIILSEFPLPPELAKALLASCEFNCVDEMLTLAAMLTAAPGFTGPPLCAEEAALRRALEHADGDHSSLIQIYEAFVQSGADEVWCQARGLNWAALCQARKLRAELVELMQQIELPLSQPAFGSEQNRRDLQKALLSGFFLKVAQDIDGAGNYLLLTHNHVAQLSSYCSYRNRRAPPPAWVLYHSFSISKDNCLYIVSEIQPQMLVELAPPYFLSNLPPSESRDFLNQLREGTAEEPSAEPESSSPREYGDGCVLQ; this comes from the exons atggcctctgggCTGGCAGAAGAGTCTGAACCAAGTCTTGGGGAGTCTGAACTGGCTGTGAACCCCTTTGATGGGCTCCCCTTCTCTTCCGGCTACTATGAGCTGCTTGAGCAGCGCAGAGCCTTGCCCATCTGGGCTGCTCGCTTCCTGTTCTTGGAACATTTGGAGAGTAGCCCCACTGGAGTGGTGCTGGTGTCTGGGGAGCCCGGCTCTGGCAAGAGCACCCAG atTCCTCAATGGTGTGCAGAGTTTGCACTGGCCAGGGGGTTCCAGACAGGCCAAGTTACTGTCACTCAGCCCTACCCTCTTGCAGCCATGAGCCTGGCTTCAAGGGTGGCTGATGAGATGGACCTGACCCTGGGTCATGAGATTGGATACAGCGTTCCTCAGGAGGACTGCACAGGGCCCAGCACCATGCTCAG GTTCTGCTGGGACAGGCTGCTTCTGCAGGAAGTAGCCTCCACCCGGGGCCCTGGAGCCTGGAGTGTGCTGATCCTGGATGAAGCTCAGGAGCGGTCAGTGGCCTCAGATTTACTGCAGGGTCTCCTGAGAGACACCAGACTGAAAAACCTTCCAGGGGATCCCCGAGTGGTTGTGGTTACTGACCCAGATCTTGAGCCCAAACTCCAAGCTTTCTGGGGCAATTCTCCTATTGTGCGTGTACCCAGAGATCCTGGTGGAGATCCCACTCTTGTCTACAGAGACACTGTCCCTAGTGACTTAGTGGAAGCTGCCTGCCAAGCTGTGCTTGAGCTGTGTCGGCGAGAGGAGGCACCAGGAGATGTGCTGGTGTACCTGCCCGGTGAGGAG GAAATTTCCCTGTGCTGTGAATCCTTGTCCAGGGAGTTGGGGACATTGGCTGGCCCAGGGCATCCACCACGGGTACTGCCCCTTCACCCAGGCTGCGGTCAGGCCATCCAAGCTGTGTATGAGGACACAGGCGTGAGTGTCCGGAAGATCGTGGTCACTCATTGGCTGGCAgatttctccttctccctcccgtCCATCCGACATGTCATTGACTCAGGACTGGAACTTCGCAGT GTTTACAATCCTCGGATCCGGGCAGAATCCCAGGTTTTGAGACCAGTTAGCAAGTGTCAGGCAGAGGCAAGACGATTGCGGGCAAAGGGGTCCCCACCAG GATCCTGCCTCCGCCTGTACTCTGAGTCAGTCCTAGAACTAGAGGCTCCCCCGCTGCCCCATCCCAAAGTGTTTGAGGAGAATCTAAACTCCCTGGTGTTGCTACTCATGAGGAAACAGATTGCAGAGCCAGGGGAATGCCACTTCCTGGACAGGCCTG CACCAGAAGCACTGATGCAGGCCCTGGAAGACTTGGACTATCTGGCTGCGCTGGATGACGATGGGGACCTGTCGGATCTGGGGATCATTCTGTCGGAGTTTCCCCTGCCCCCTGAGCTGGCCAAAGCCCTGCTGGCCTCCTGCGAGTTTAACTGTGTGGATGAAATGCTCACTCTTGCTGCCATGCTCACTG ctGCTCCTGGGTTTACGGGACCTCCACTGTGTGCAGAAGAAGCTGCCTTGCGTCGGGCCCTGGAACATGCAGATGGCGATCACAGCTCGCTGATCCAGATTTATGAAGCCTTTGTACAAA gTGGAGCCGATGAGGTTTGGTGTCAGGCTCGGGGGCTGAACTGGGCAGCATTGTGCCAAGCCCGTAAACTGCGAGCCGAGCTCGTGGAACTCATGCAACAGATTGAGCTTCCCCTGTCTCAGCCAGCCTTTGGCTCTGAGCAGAATCGCAGAGACCTTCAGAAAGCGCTGCTGTCAGGATTCTTCCTTAAG GTGGCCCAAGACATAGACGGAGCTGGAAATTACCTGCTTCTCACCCACAACCACGTAGCCCAGCTGTCTTCATATTGCAGCTACCGAAATCGCAGGGCCCCACCACCGGCCTGGGTGCTATACCACAGTTTCTCCATATCTAAAGACAACTGCCTTTACATCGTCTCTGAGATTCAACCTCAGAT GCTGGTGGAGCTAGCCCCTCCATACTTCCTGAGTAACTTACCCCCCAGTGAGAGCAGAGACTTCCTGAATCAGCTGAGAGAAGGAACTGCAGAAGAGCCATCAGCAGAGCCTGAATCTTCCTCTCCCCGGGAATATGGGGATGGCTGTGTTCTGCAGTGA
- the Tlx2 gene encoding T-cell leukemia homeobox protein 2 — protein MEPAVLAPHHLPHHEPISFGIDQILSGPEPPGGSLGQGQAGQSHGENATFSGGFHGASGYAPAGSLAPLPRGSGVGPGGVIRVPAHRPLPVPPPSGAAPAVPGPSGLGGAGGLAGLTFPWMDSGRRFAKDRLTAALSPFSGTRRIGHPYQNRTPPKRKKPRTSFSRSQVLELERRFLRQKYLASAERAALAKALRMTDAQVKTWFQNRRTKWRRQTAEEREAERHRAGRLLLHLQQDALPRPLRPPLPPDPLCLHNSSLFALQNLQPWAEDNKVASVSGLASVV, from the exons ATGGAGCCGGCGGTGTTGGCTCCGCACCACCTTCCGCACCACGAACCCATCAGCTTCGGCATTGATCAGATCCTGAGCGGTCCCGAACCCCCGGGGGGCAGTCTGGGCCAGGGTCAGGCGGGCCAGAGCCACGGGGAGAATGCAACGTTCTCGGGTGGATTCCACGGAGCCTCCGGCTACGCTCCGGCCGGCTCATTGGCCCCGTTGCCCAGAGGCTCGGGAGTGGGCCCGGGCGGCGTGATCCGTGTCCCCGCGCACCGCCCGTTGCCGGTGCCGCCGCCCTCGGGTGCGGCCCCCGCGGTGCCCGGACCCTCGGGTTTGGGCGGCGCCGGGGGCCTAGCGGGACTCACCTTCCCCTGGATGGACAGCGGCCGCCGTTTTGCTAAGGACAGGCTTACGG CTGCGCTCTCGCCCTTCTCTGGGACACGTCGCATAGGCCACCCCTACCAAAACCGGACCCCCCCGAAGCGCAAGAAGCCGCGCACCTCCTTTTCCCGCTCGCAGGTGCTGGAGCTGGAGCGCCGCTTCCTGCGCCAGAAGTACCTGGCTTCGGCAGAGAGGGCGGCGCTGGCCAAGGCCCTGCGCATGACCGACGCGCAGGTCAAGACCTGGTTCCAGAATCGACGCACCAAGTGGCG GCGTCAGACGGCTGAGGAGCGCGAGGCGGAGCGGCACCGTGCGGGTCGCCTGCTGTTGCACCTGCAGCAGGACGCACTGCCCCGGCCGCTGAGGCCGCCGCTGCCCccggacccgctctgcctgcacAACTCTTCGCTCTTCGCGCTGCAGAATCTGCAGCCCTGGGCCGAGGACAACAAGGTGGCTTCGGTGTCCGGACTCGCCTCGGTGGTGTGA